Proteins from a single region of Sphaerochaeta globosa str. Buddy:
- a CDS encoding M48 family metallopeptidase yields the protein MKTQGKVASIPYTLERRRTSRLISVRVLGDGTVKVNAPYRVSVAAIERVLVSHQETLRQAISTQKMHLHTYQSGDTFLFGGKRYCLELKQGAKNSIAVIEERLVVTHVGKEAEALVVQHLVKTLYRQSVKARVEPLLSLWAKRLEVVQPPFSVRDSKSRWGSCSAKGRLNFSLRCQILDDRQLSYLVLHEMAHLVHFNHSKEFHALLALHMSPYKEIQASIFALQKESQLHF from the coding sequence ATGAAAACACAGGGTAAAGTAGCATCCATTCCCTACACGTTGGAGCGCAGACGTACCAGTCGTCTCATTTCTGTGCGCGTACTTGGGGATGGGACCGTCAAGGTAAATGCACCGTATCGAGTTTCGGTCGCCGCCATCGAGCGGGTGCTCGTAAGCCATCAGGAAACTTTGAGACAGGCGATCAGCACCCAGAAGATGCACCTGCACACCTACCAAAGTGGCGATACCTTCCTGTTTGGAGGAAAGCGCTATTGCCTTGAGCTGAAACAGGGTGCAAAAAATTCCATCGCTGTTATTGAAGAGAGGTTGGTGGTAACCCATGTCGGAAAAGAGGCGGAGGCGCTGGTAGTCCAACACTTGGTAAAAACGCTGTACCGCCAATCTGTCAAGGCAAGGGTTGAGCCTTTGCTCTCTTTATGGGCCAAACGTCTTGAGGTTGTACAACCACCCTTTTCAGTACGGGACAGCAAGAGCAGGTGGGGAAGCTGTTCGGCAAAGGGACGGTTGAATTTCTCTCTTCGCTGCCAAATCCTGGACGATCGTCAGCTCTCCTATCTGGTGCTGCATGAAATGGCTCACTTGGTGCATTTCAACCATTCCAAGGAGTTTCATGCCCTGCTTGCCTTGCACATGAGCCCCTACAAGGAAATTCAGGCTTCCATTTTTGCCTTGCAAAAGGAAAGCCAGTTACATTTCTGA
- a CDS encoding lysine exporter LysO family protein encodes MDTLWYLGKLALALVMGMLCARVLGLRRFNRTAALLQTTLVWLLLFFMGVNTGGIEGITTQFGTIGLSALVLTLLGVAGTILFSLVFSYCVSPPAQTEGIAIAKRKEQSWMRRLFDIVKEPLILVGIVVLGLTLRLTTALFSWFESSLVTYLLYTLLFFVGMGMVHKQISFKGVFSDKSLLLLPFYTIAGTYLGALLAPLLTPFTIKESWGMLSGFGWYSLSGILISDLGFPILGSISFLANLLRESFSFFLIPLFGRLGKRYYYPAVCTAGATSMDVTLVLLSSHFGTRTMLGSIYHGVIMSLAAPILIPLFF; translated from the coding sequence ATGGACACACTTTGGTATTTGGGAAAATTGGCTTTGGCCTTGGTAATGGGTATGCTCTGCGCACGAGTATTGGGTTTGCGCCGCTTCAATAGGACTGCTGCTTTGTTGCAGACTACCCTGGTTTGGTTGTTGCTTTTTTTCATGGGAGTGAACACCGGAGGCATTGAAGGGATTACCACCCAGTTTGGAACCATCGGGCTTTCAGCCTTGGTCCTTACCCTTTTGGGAGTTGCGGGAACGATACTTTTCTCCTTGGTTTTCTCCTATTGCGTCTCCCCCCCTGCACAGACCGAAGGAATTGCCATTGCCAAACGCAAGGAACAGAGCTGGATGAGACGTCTCTTTGATATTGTCAAGGAACCGTTGATTTTGGTAGGCATTGTAGTCCTTGGTCTCACCCTAAGGCTTACTACTGCATTGTTTTCCTGGTTTGAAAGTTCCTTGGTAACGTATCTGTTGTATACCTTGCTCTTTTTCGTTGGGATGGGGATGGTGCACAAGCAGATCAGCTTCAAAGGAGTATTCAGCGACAAGAGTCTGTTGCTGCTTCCTTTCTATACCATCGCAGGGACCTACCTGGGGGCCTTGCTTGCCCCGTTGCTGACTCCCTTCACAATCAAGGAATCCTGGGGCATGCTCAGCGGCTTTGGGTGGTACTCCCTTTCAGGAATCCTCATCAGCGATTTGGGATTTCCCATTCTGGGTTCCATCTCTTTCTTGGCAAACCTGCTGCGTGAAAGCTTCTCATTCTTCCTCATCCCCCTCTTTGGGCGATTGGGAAAGCGGTATTACTACCCGGCTGTCTGCACTGCAGGAGCCACCAGTATGGACGTTACCTTGGTCCTGCTCTCATCGCATTTTGGGACCAGAACCATGCTCGGCTCCATTTACCATGGGGTGATCATGAGCCTTGCGGCCCCGATTCTGATTCCCCTCTTCTTTTAG
- a CDS encoding TraB/GumN family protein, which yields MIDEKLSDTFHRLTFSDGRQLLLIGTAHVSKESVDEVELAIETEQPDHICLELDDGRMKNKEQESSWSNMDVKKVIKENKGFLLLANMALASFQKRMGNQSGSAPGQEILSAAKLAKEKGIPFSLCDREIQVTFKRAWRKSNLWNKAKLIATIISAVFSKEKISEQELEDLKKADVMQNMMDEMAKELPSVKTVLIDERDRYLATSIYLAPGLKKLAVIGAGHQSGVIKTLEKIESGQLGTDLQDISIVPKAGKAGKILSWAFPILIVGILVYGFINLGSTEGIKMFGYWLAVNMSFTALGAILALAHPINTVVSIVSAPLTSLHPAIGVGMVSGLMEATLRKPKVKDFEQLGDDATTFKGWYRNRVLHTLLVFLFTSLFASIGNVVVFPILLSMLG from the coding sequence ATGATTGATGAAAAACTGAGTGATACTTTTCACCGACTCACCTTCTCTGATGGCAGGCAACTCCTTCTTATTGGAACTGCCCATGTCTCCAAGGAGAGTGTGGATGAAGTTGAGCTCGCCATAGAAACCGAACAGCCTGACCATATCTGCCTGGAACTCGATGACGGACGGATGAAAAACAAGGAACAGGAGAGCTCCTGGTCCAACATGGATGTCAAGAAGGTCATCAAGGAGAACAAGGGGTTCCTGCTCCTTGCAAACATGGCTCTTGCCTCGTTCCAGAAACGCATGGGCAACCAGTCAGGCAGCGCCCCGGGGCAGGAAATCCTCAGTGCTGCAAAGCTTGCCAAGGAGAAGGGCATCCCCTTTTCACTGTGTGACCGCGAGATTCAGGTAACCTTCAAGCGGGCTTGGCGCAAATCGAATCTGTGGAACAAGGCCAAGCTTATCGCCACCATCATCAGTGCTGTATTCAGCAAAGAAAAAATCAGCGAGCAAGAGCTTGAGGATTTGAAGAAAGCAGATGTGATGCAGAATATGATGGATGAGATGGCCAAGGAACTCCCTTCGGTCAAGACGGTCCTGATCGATGAGCGCGACCGCTATCTTGCCACCAGCATTTACCTTGCCCCCGGTCTGAAAAAACTTGCAGTCATCGGAGCCGGGCATCAGAGCGGTGTGATCAAGACTTTGGAGAAAATTGAGAGCGGACAACTCGGCACCGACTTACAGGATATCAGTATTGTTCCCAAAGCCGGAAAGGCAGGCAAAATTCTTTCATGGGCTTTCCCCATACTCATTGTCGGCATCCTCGTCTATGGCTTCATCAACCTAGGCAGCACCGAAGGCATCAAAATGTTCGGCTATTGGCTGGCCGTCAATATGTCCTTTACCGCCTTGGGTGCAATTCTTGCTCTCGCCCATCCGATCAATACCGTGGTAAGCATAGTGTCAGCACCCCTAACAAGCCTGCATCCGGCAATCGGGGTAGGCATGGTAAGCGGCCTCATGGAAGCAACCCTGCGTAAGCCCAAGGTTAAGGATTTCGAACAGCTTGGCGACGATGCCACCACCTTCAAGGGCTGGTACCGAAACCGAGTGCTTCATACGCTGCTGGTATTCCTGTTCACCAGCCTCTTTGCCTCCATCGGCAATGTGGTGGTATTCCCCATCCTGTTGAGCATGCTCGGTTAA
- the radA gene encoding DNA repair protein RadA, with translation MKDKAIQYVCSQCGRTETKWLGRCPDCGSWNTFEEEAVQSASVGKRAVISTATKPISLGEVVVDPLFRYETGISELDRVLGGGVMRGSSILLGGEPGIGKSTLMIQVLEKCSVGRKVLYVSGEESPSQVKLRAQRLGLTLSCIDIFCDTRVEILEKILSSAHYDVVVIDSLQTLSSEEIPSPAGSVNQIRYCSTLLVGMCKQLGTSLFLIGHVTKEGTLAGPKVIEHLVDTVLYFEQVSSGVRLVRAMKNRFGSVDEIGIFSMNEKGLTPVANPSSFFITDRSGSALPPGISYTPVIEGSRTFLVEIQALTTSAKNGFSRIYSDRIDTARVTRVAAILERHASVRLSDQDIYVNVAGGMKLNEVSIELPLALALWSAVSNKSLPKAMVSFGELSLAGEVRSVGFPDKREKASKELGFNRSLLPRSSTRSLLIQHACTTMREALEICSSLQ, from the coding sequence GTGAAAGATAAGGCTATCCAATATGTCTGTAGCCAATGTGGCAGGACCGAAACCAAGTGGCTCGGCCGCTGTCCGGACTGCGGCAGTTGGAACACCTTCGAGGAAGAAGCCGTGCAGAGTGCATCAGTTGGAAAACGTGCAGTCATCAGTACGGCAACCAAGCCGATCTCGCTCGGCGAGGTGGTAGTCGATCCTCTCTTTCGCTATGAAACCGGTATCTCTGAACTCGACCGGGTCTTGGGTGGAGGCGTCATGCGTGGCTCTTCCATCCTGCTCGGGGGAGAACCCGGCATCGGCAAATCAACGCTGATGATCCAGGTGCTTGAGAAATGTTCGGTCGGCAGGAAAGTCCTGTATGTATCGGGGGAGGAGTCTCCCAGCCAAGTGAAGCTGCGTGCCCAACGCCTGGGGCTGACACTCTCTTGTATCGATATATTCTGTGATACCCGTGTTGAGATCTTGGAGAAAATTCTCTCTTCTGCTCACTATGATGTGGTGGTAATTGACTCATTGCAGACCCTTTCCAGTGAGGAGATTCCCTCTCCAGCCGGGTCGGTGAACCAGATCCGCTATTGCTCAACCCTTTTGGTTGGAATGTGCAAGCAACTGGGAACCTCCCTCTTTCTTATCGGTCATGTCACCAAGGAAGGCACCCTTGCCGGTCCGAAAGTCATCGAACACCTCGTCGATACCGTTCTCTATTTTGAGCAGGTTTCCAGTGGGGTGCGTCTGGTACGGGCTATGAAGAACCGCTTCGGTTCCGTTGATGAAATCGGCATCTTCAGCATGAATGAGAAGGGTCTGACTCCGGTGGCGAATCCTTCTTCCTTTTTCATCACGGATCGTTCAGGCTCAGCGTTGCCCCCGGGCATTTCCTATACTCCGGTCATAGAGGGGTCGAGAACATTTCTCGTGGAAATCCAGGCATTGACCACCTCTGCCAAGAACGGATTCAGTCGCATCTATTCGGATCGTATCGATACTGCACGGGTCACCCGGGTTGCCGCCATACTGGAACGACATGCCTCGGTGCGCCTCAGCGATCAGGATATCTATGTGAACGTAGCAGGGGGAATGAAGCTCAACGAAGTCTCCATCGAACTTCCCTTGGCCCTTGCTTTATGGTCGGCTGTCAGCAACAAGAGCCTTCCCAAAGCTATGGTGAGTTTTGGGGAATTGAGTTTGGCCGGGGAAGTACGCAGCGTCGGTTTTCCCGACAAGCGAGAGAAGGCCTCCAAGGAGCTGGGCTTCAATCGTTCACTGCTACCCCGCAGCAGTACGCGCTCGCTTTTGATCCAGCATGCATGTACTACAATGCGAGAGGCGTTGGAGATCTGCAGCTCACTGCAATAA
- a CDS encoding peptidylprolyl isomerase, whose protein sequence is METKNLTDGLYAVLHTNKGDITLLLEYEKTPMTVANFIGLAEGTLNINGKNKPFYSNIKFHRVIENFMIQSGCPKGNGTGGPGYTFPDEFDDSLKHTGPGVLSMANAGPGTNGSQFFITHVATPWLDGKHSVFGRVVEGLDVVNAIAQGDSIKTVEIVRKGSQAEAFVVSREAFTQYVLAAEEKNHKRESNEKAKLEDELKNRWPDAILTSSGLRYVVKKAGDGKKSPVQGQKVTVHYTGSLLDGRIFDSSVRRGSPAQFAIGEVIEGWNEALMTMSAGEQRTLIIPPDLGYGTMGYPGVIPPNSYLVFDVELIKF, encoded by the coding sequence ATGGAAACCAAGAATTTGACTGATGGACTGTATGCGGTGCTGCATACCAATAAAGGCGATATCACATTGTTGCTTGAGTACGAAAAGACACCGATGACGGTGGCAAACTTTATAGGTCTTGCAGAGGGTACGCTCAATATTAATGGAAAGAACAAGCCTTTCTATAGCAATATCAAGTTTCACCGAGTCATAGAGAACTTCATGATTCAGAGTGGATGTCCCAAGGGCAATGGTACCGGTGGCCCCGGATATACCTTCCCTGATGAGTTTGACGACTCTCTCAAGCACACTGGACCTGGTGTCCTTTCTATGGCAAATGCAGGACCCGGAACAAATGGAAGTCAATTTTTCATCACCCACGTAGCTACTCCCTGGCTCGATGGCAAGCACTCTGTGTTCGGTCGTGTCGTGGAAGGCCTCGATGTTGTGAATGCAATTGCTCAAGGCGATAGCATCAAGACCGTTGAGATTGTACGCAAGGGTTCACAGGCTGAAGCCTTTGTAGTGAGCAGGGAAGCCTTTACCCAGTATGTGCTCGCAGCCGAGGAGAAGAACCACAAACGTGAGTCAAATGAGAAAGCTAAGCTTGAAGATGAGCTGAAGAATCGTTGGCCTGATGCAATACTCACTTCCTCCGGCCTTCGCTATGTAGTGAAGAAAGCCGGGGATGGTAAGAAGAGCCCCGTTCAAGGCCAGAAAGTAACGGTTCATTACACAGGTTCCTTGCTTGATGGACGTATTTTTGACAGTTCGGTACGCAGAGGCAGTCCTGCACAATTTGCCATCGGCGAGGTTATTGAAGGATGGAACGAAGCGCTGATGACGATGAGCGCGGGCGAGCAGCGAACGTTGATCATCCCCCCCGATTTGGGATACGGGACGATGGGGTATCCAGGGGTGATTCCTCCGAACTCCTATTTGGTGTTCGATGTTGAGCTGATAAAGTTCTAG
- a CDS encoding ParB/RepB/Spo0J family partition protein, with protein sequence MSQETSKKHGLGKGIGSLMQDYSFDSVLDTALGFSSDKNVRDGQQKVLEVSLENVRANPNQPRKDFNQESLQELAQSIKREGVLQPILVEEIAPGQYSIVAGERRYRASKLAGLSKVPVLVKDFTQMQRLEVSLIENIQRENLNPIEEAKAYAYLIQEAGITQEELAQRMGKNRSTISNSIRLLQLSSTMQQDLLTGKFSAGQARAILSVVNPADREILYRTVLEKDLSVRATEQLAAQFNMGKRAAYQSKKRRAKKNLAKSPDIIAAEDKFLHAVGSQVEIKGSLEKGKLEIPYTTSEELERLYQLLVPNQELFEV encoded by the coding sequence GTGTCGCAAGAAACTTCTAAGAAACATGGATTAGGAAAAGGCATCGGTTCTCTGATGCAGGACTACTCTTTCGATTCAGTTCTCGATACAGCCTTGGGTTTTTCTTCTGATAAGAACGTCCGTGATGGACAGCAGAAAGTACTTGAAGTGTCGCTTGAGAATGTACGGGCCAATCCCAATCAGCCGAGAAAGGATTTCAACCAGGAATCCTTACAGGAGCTGGCTCAGTCCATCAAGCGGGAAGGAGTACTGCAACCCATTCTCGTTGAAGAAATTGCCCCCGGTCAGTACAGCATCGTCGCTGGGGAGAGACGCTATCGTGCCTCCAAGCTTGCTGGTCTGTCGAAGGTTCCTGTGTTGGTAAAGGACTTTACCCAGATGCAGCGCCTCGAGGTATCCCTTATCGAGAATATCCAGCGGGAGAATCTGAATCCGATTGAAGAAGCAAAAGCATATGCATATCTTATCCAGGAAGCCGGTATCACCCAAGAAGAGCTGGCACAGCGGATGGGTAAGAATCGTTCAACAATCAGCAATAGCATCAGACTCTTGCAACTAAGCTCGACGATGCAGCAGGATCTTTTAACCGGCAAATTTTCAGCAGGACAGGCAAGGGCGATTCTTTCGGTAGTGAACCCGGCAGACCGTGAAATATTATACCGAACAGTTTTGGAAAAAGATCTTTCAGTTCGTGCAACGGAACAGTTGGCAGCCCAATTCAACATGGGTAAGCGTGCTGCCTACCAGTCCAAGAAGCGACGGGCGAAGAAGAATTTGGCGAAATCACCTGATATCATTGCAGCAGAAGACAAGTTCTTGCATGCAGTAGGTTCGCAGGTTGAGATAAAAGGTTCATTGGAGAAGGGGAAATTGGAAATTCCCTACACCACCAGTGAAGAATTGGAACGATTGTATCAGCTGTTGGTCCCCAACCAAGAGTTGTTTGAAGTATAG
- a CDS encoding ParA family protein, which translates to MSAHTILFLNQKGGVGKTTSAVNLGSALAQRGKKVLLIDLDSQGNLTSATSIDGRKKGIYEVIAGQCRVQDAIQQTPILNLYAIASNINMAGLNIELVQEQQREFFLKNALGELDDQWDYVLADCPPSLGLVTVNAMVWAKQVIIPMQCEYFAMEGLNLLMRTVGNMKKSLNPDLVVLGILFTMYSKRTKLANEVVEDISSFFPNLVFKTMIPRNIRIAEAPSHGLPINVYDSSSSGTKAYKALAEEVIERVARNF; encoded by the coding sequence ATGAGCGCACATACAATACTGTTTTTGAATCAAAAAGGAGGGGTTGGCAAGACTACCTCGGCTGTCAATCTGGGATCAGCCTTGGCCCAACGAGGGAAAAAAGTCCTGTTGATTGACCTCGATTCGCAGGGTAACCTAACCAGTGCTACCTCCATAGACGGCCGAAAAAAAGGTATCTATGAAGTAATCGCTGGGCAGTGCAGGGTTCAGGATGCCATCCAGCAAACTCCTATCCTGAATCTGTATGCTATTGCCAGTAACATCAATATGGCTGGATTGAACATTGAATTGGTTCAGGAACAGCAGCGGGAGTTTTTTCTCAAGAATGCGTTAGGAGAGCTTGATGATCAGTGGGATTATGTCCTTGCTGACTGTCCTCCCTCATTGGGCCTTGTTACGGTCAATGCGATGGTCTGGGCCAAGCAGGTGATTATCCCCATGCAATGTGAATACTTCGCCATGGAAGGATTGAACCTGCTCATGCGGACAGTGGGAAATATGAAGAAATCCTTGAATCCTGATCTTGTGGTACTCGGGATACTGTTTACCATGTATAGCAAACGGACAAAGTTGGCAAATGAAGTAGTTGAGGATATTTCTTCTTTTTTCCCGAACTTGGTTTTCAAAACCATGATTCCCAGAAATATTCGCATTGCTGAAGCCCCTTCGCATGGATTGCCAATTAATGTGTATGACAGCTCAAGTAGTGGAACGAAAGCATATAAAGCTCTGGCCGAGGAGGTAATCGAACGTGTCGCAAGAAACTTCTAA
- a CDS encoding NifU family protein, with protein MEDKVKRAIEDIRPSLQNDGGDIEFVSLVGSDVTVRLKGACAGCPMSQMTLKSGVERYLRNFVDPKLTVVNTPDF; from the coding sequence ATGGAAGATAAAGTCAAAAGAGCGATTGAGGACATCAGACCCTCATTGCAGAATGACGGAGGAGATATCGAGTTTGTCAGCCTTGTAGGCAGCGATGTAACAGTACGCTTAAAAGGTGCTTGTGCTGGTTGCCCAATGTCCCAGATGACTCTCAAGAGTGGCGTCGAACGCTACCTCCGCAATTTCGTCGATCCGAAGCTCACGGTGGTAAATACCCCCGATTTCTAA
- the gyrA gene encoding DNA topoisomerase (ATP-hydrolyzing) subunit A, translating to MEEVNESRTISVDVSNEMRTSYLNYAMSVIVSRALPDVRDGLKPVHRRILFDMFEMGLRANTSFKKCARIVGDVLGKYHPHGDASVYDALVRLAQDFSLRYPVVNPQGNFGSIDGDPAAAMRYTEAKMSRIGEEMLQDIQKETVNFGPNYDDSMQEPTVLPASFPFLLANGSSGIAVGMATNMAPHNLQEICDAISAVIDNPDITIDELMEHIKGPDFPSGGIICGLQGIKDAFMTGRGKIVVRSVYEIETSERDHDQIVFTEIPYQVNKADLVKKIDDLRKDGAIPMISVVRDESDRKGIRIVVELKVGAEPMVVLNQLFARTALQSNFNVNNLALVQGRPQMLTLKDMLVYYIRHREEVVTRRTQFDLRKAQERAHILRGLKIGLDNIDEVIQIIKDSADNAIAADRLVSRFGLDQIQAQAIIDMKLGRLSHLETSKILEELADLEQKIAYYQEVLSDEGKILKLVQSEVRALPSSLVPKDRRLTKIAREELGQSTLEDFIKDEQVVVLISNKGFAKRIRAEEYEAHGRAGKGTRTTKLQDGDFVNHMFVAFTHEYVMFVTNAGKAYYTKVFEIPEASKTAKGTSIKNILQLETTEKITSIISFKEFSEDHYLMMATRDGVVKKVSLNNFVNAKVRGIRALFLDEGDELLSCDLIQEGDEVMLITKLGRGLRFRQDNVRAMGRASRGVRGIRLLANDQVAGLLKVDSTKRILMITENGQGKQVNFDSFTVHGRGTQGQKIYRLGGKASFIVGVLSVDDENDVVCATLMGQTLRVHVNAISIQGRNAAGVKVVSMKFAGDSIVAIASTERDDEEEVEIPEQAPVEIEGIVDEDEEEDDIPVEDDVPATEPSDNE from the coding sequence GTGGAAGAAGTAAACGAAAGCAGGACGATTAGCGTGGACGTGTCCAATGAGATGCGTACCTCGTATCTCAACTATGCTATGTCTGTTATTGTCAGCCGGGCTTTGCCCGATGTCCGTGACGGCCTGAAGCCGGTCCATAGAAGAATTCTCTTTGATATGTTCGAAATGGGTTTGAGGGCCAACACCTCCTTCAAGAAGTGTGCCCGTATTGTCGGTGACGTACTGGGTAAATATCACCCCCATGGTGATGCCTCCGTCTACGATGCCCTGGTCCGTCTGGCCCAGGACTTTTCGCTGCGCTACCCGGTGGTGAATCCCCAAGGTAACTTTGGTTCGATCGACGGGGACCCCGCGGCAGCCATGCGATACACTGAGGCGAAGATGAGCCGTATCGGTGAGGAGATGCTGCAGGATATCCAAAAAGAGACGGTCAATTTCGGCCCGAACTATGACGATTCGATGCAGGAACCCACCGTGCTTCCCGCCTCCTTTCCCTTCCTTCTTGCTAATGGCTCCAGTGGTATCGCCGTCGGTATGGCAACCAACATGGCTCCTCACAACCTACAGGAAATTTGTGACGCCATCAGTGCGGTCATCGATAATCCTGATATCACTATCGATGAGTTGATGGAGCACATAAAAGGCCCTGACTTCCCCTCCGGTGGAATCATCTGCGGTCTGCAGGGGATAAAAGATGCCTTTATGACCGGTCGTGGCAAAATTGTTGTCCGCTCGGTGTATGAAATTGAAACAAGCGAACGCGACCATGACCAAATTGTCTTTACCGAAATTCCCTATCAGGTGAACAAGGCTGATCTGGTTAAGAAAATTGACGACCTCCGCAAGGATGGCGCAATTCCCATGATTTCCGTCGTCCGCGATGAGTCCGACCGTAAGGGAATCCGTATTGTTGTTGAGCTTAAGGTTGGCGCAGAACCCATGGTGGTTCTGAACCAACTCTTTGCACGTACAGCGCTGCAGTCCAATTTCAACGTCAACAACCTTGCCTTGGTGCAAGGACGACCGCAAATGCTTACTCTTAAGGACATGCTGGTCTACTATATCCGTCATCGGGAGGAAGTGGTAACCAGAAGGACGCAGTTTGACCTGAGAAAAGCCCAGGAACGGGCTCATATCCTTAGGGGTTTGAAAATCGGGTTGGACAACATCGATGAGGTCATTCAGATCATCAAGGATTCGGCAGACAATGCTATTGCTGCAGATCGCCTTGTTTCTCGGTTCGGCCTTGACCAAATCCAAGCCCAGGCCATTATCGACATGAAACTGGGAAGGCTCAGCCATCTGGAAACATCCAAGATTCTGGAAGAGCTGGCGGATCTTGAGCAGAAGATTGCGTACTATCAGGAAGTTCTTTCTGATGAGGGAAAAATCCTCAAGTTAGTACAGAGCGAGGTAAGAGCGCTCCCTTCGAGCTTGGTTCCCAAGGATAGGAGACTTACAAAAATCGCTCGTGAAGAGCTTGGCCAGTCAACGCTTGAGGATTTCATCAAGGATGAGCAGGTCGTTGTCCTGATCAGCAATAAGGGCTTTGCCAAGCGCATCCGCGCTGAGGAGTATGAAGCTCATGGTAGGGCTGGCAAGGGTACAAGGACTACAAAACTCCAGGATGGTGATTTTGTAAATCACATGTTTGTTGCTTTCACCCATGAGTATGTGATGTTCGTCACCAATGCAGGAAAGGCTTATTACACCAAGGTGTTTGAAATTCCCGAGGCAAGCAAGACCGCCAAGGGTACCAGCATCAAGAATATCCTGCAGTTGGAGACAACCGAGAAAATAACCTCGATTATCAGTTTCAAGGAGTTCAGTGAGGACCATTATCTGATGATGGCGACCCGTGATGGTGTGGTGAAGAAGGTTTCCTTGAACAACTTCGTCAATGCCAAGGTCAGGGGCATCAGAGCACTTTTCCTGGATGAGGGAGATGAGTTGCTCAGCTGTGATTTGATCCAGGAAGGAGATGAGGTAATGCTTATCACCAAGCTGGGACGCGGCCTCAGGTTCCGTCAGGATAATGTAAGGGCTATGGGCCGTGCTTCACGAGGCGTCCGCGGTATCAGGCTTCTGGCAAACGATCAGGTTGCCGGACTTCTGAAAGTTGATAGTACCAAGCGTATTCTCATGATCACAGAGAACGGCCAGGGCAAGCAGGTGAATTTCGACAGCTTCACCGTCCATGGACGGGGAACGCAAGGTCAGAAGATTTATCGGCTTGGTGGAAAGGCCAGCTTTATTGTCGGTGTCCTCAGTGTTGACGATGAAAACGATGTGGTATGCGCAACGCTTATGGGTCAGACACTCAGGGTGCATGTGAATGCCATTTCCATTCAAGGCAGAAATGCTGCAGGGGTAAAGGTCGTCTCCATGAAGTTTGCCGGTGACTCCATTGTTGCCATTGCATCTACTGAGCGTGATGACGAGGAAGAGGTCGAAATTCCCGAGCAGGCACCAGTAGAAATCGAAGGTATCGTTGATGAAGATGAGGAAGAAGATGATATCCCTGTAGAGGATGATGTGCCTGCAACTGAGCCTTCAGATAACGAATAA